One Arcobacter sp. F155 DNA window includes the following coding sequences:
- a CDS encoding amidohydrolase has translation MKIDTHTHIWDSLDFSNEVKRYTPKYLFTQSDLEKTMKNHNIKKAVLVQPSFLGNDNSLLVKTVSKNPKKYRGVIVLDDFDTYENLKLLLISYNNLGIKGIRFNLIGKKLPNFRLKKYQDLFYILNQLNWHLEIHANEDDICKLFTSFNNFNLKIVLDHFARPKKLEYSEEFISLLKRDFNIYVKLSANYRFNDLKIDNFINDLITIIGKEKLLWGSDCPFTRFENIWSYKKSIDLLTKNILTKGLEEVLDNNAKKLFQWN, from the coding sequence ATGAAAATAGATACGCATACCCATATTTGGGATAGTTTAGATTTTTCAAATGAGGTAAAGAGATATACTCCTAAATATCTCTTTACTCAAAGTGATTTAGAAAAAACAATGAAAAATCATAATATTAAGAAAGCAGTTTTAGTTCAGCCGAGTTTTCTTGGAAATGACAATAGTCTCCTTGTTAAAACGGTGAGTAAAAATCCAAAAAAATATAGAGGTGTCATAGTTTTAGATGATTTTGACACGTATGAAAATTTGAAACTTTTACTGATTAGTTATAATAATTTGGGGATAAAAGGAATTAGGTTTAATTTAATTGGGAAAAAATTACCAAACTTTAGGCTAAAAAAATATCAAGACCTTTTTTATATATTAAATCAATTAAATTGGCATCTTGAAATTCATGCAAATGAAGATGATATTTGTAAACTATTTACAAGTTTTAATAATTTTAACCTAAAGATAGTATTAGACCATTTTGCTAGACCAAAAAAATTAGAATATAGCGAAGAATTTATATCACTACTAAAGAGAGATTTTAACATTTATGTAAAGTTGTCTGCAAACTATAGATTTAATGATTTGAAAATTGATAATTTCATTAATGATCTTATAACAATAATTGGAAAAGAAAAATTATTGTGGGGAAGTGATTGCCCTTTTACTAGATTTGAAAATATTTGGAGTTATAAAAAATCAATTGATTTATTGACAAAAAATATATTAACTAAGGGGTTAGAAGAAGTATTAGATAATAATGCAAAGAAATTATTCCAGTGGAATTGA
- the rraA gene encoding ribonuclease E activity regulator RraA: protein MRKFKTADLCDENQDKNIQVLSSKFKNFGGKKIFQGEVKTVKLNKSNWSLIDILNKSDGLGKVLVVDVQGEYYAVVGDKLSFLAEKANYEAMIINGYVRDTMETKKFNIGLLALGTCPLRSFEKTNGKIGVNLTFENVSFKENNYIYCDEDGVIVLDKKL from the coding sequence ATGAGAAAATTTAAAACAGCAGATTTATGTGATGAAAATCAAGATAAAAATATACAAGTACTTTCTTCAAAATTTAAGAATTTTGGTGGAAAAAAGATATTTCAAGGAGAAGTCAAAACAGTTAAACTAAACAAAAGTAATTGGTCATTAATTGATATTTTAAATAAAAGTGATGGATTAGGAAAAGTTTTAGTTGTTGATGTTCAAGGAGAATATTATGCAGTTGTTGGAGATAAGTTGTCTTTTTTAGCAGAAAAAGCTAATTATGAAGCTATGATTATAAATGGTTATGTAAGGGATACAATGGAAACAAAAAAATTCAATATAGGGCTTCTTGCTTTAGGTACTTGCCCTTTACGAAGTTTTGAGAAAACAAATGGAAAGATAGGTGTTAATTTAACTTTTGAGAATGTCTCATTTAAAGAAAATAATTATATTTATTGCGATGAAGATGGGGTTATAGTTTTAGATAAAAAGTTATAA
- a CDS encoding restriction endonuclease, protein MAFKRYQIYKYNSSGKFVAIERISDKKLVILDLNDELTKITKMRFQNHIKSNSRYKTDYLLEVEEETKINDNIIEYNAKYLRVIKQNDILLYKWSKTKTLVELPIGAYLHFTNEEKYWAGEEKGNFTKNIIASIILVIFIALSINYGWGMILFCLPALLMIDWNYKTWRKDKKADINKLKELLEYKQSLIQNKTDNLNKVKSSFEKQLENYNTWKSLNPKKFEYAVATWLNKQGYDLKVTQYSADGGIDLVGNDKNKNLTIVQVKKYTKNVGVAVIREMIGIRQNHPDHPNTIIVSLIGFTRGAKKLANMEDIVLINIKDEIYES, encoded by the coding sequence ATGGCATTTAAAAGGTATCAAATTTATAAATATAACTCCAGTGGTAAGTTTGTAGCAATAGAACGGATAAGCGATAAGAAATTAGTAATTCTTGATTTGAATGATGAATTAACCAAGATAACTAAGATGAGATTTCAAAATCATATTAAGTCCAATAGTAGATATAAAACAGATTACTTACTTGAAGTAGAAGAAGAAACAAAAATAAATGATAATATAATTGAATATAATGCAAAATATCTTAGAGTAATTAAACAAAACGATATTTTATTATATAAATGGAGCAAGACAAAGACCTTAGTAGAACTTCCTATCGGTGCATATTTACATTTTACTAATGAAGAGAAATATTGGGCAGGAGAAGAAAAAGGTAACTTCACAAAGAATATTATAGCATCAATTATTTTAGTTATATTTATTGCTTTATCAATTAATTATGGCTGGGGAATGATATTATTTTGTTTACCTGCTTTATTAATGATTGATTGGAATTATAAGACTTGGAGAAAGGATAAAAAAGCAGATATTAATAAATTAAAAGAATTATTAGAATATAAACAGTCTCTGATTCAAAATAAAACTGATAATTTAAATAAAGTAAAATCATCTTTTGAAAAACAGTTAGAAAACTATAATACTTGGAAAAGTCTAAATCCTAAAAAGTTTGAATATGCAGTAGCCACTTGGTTAAATAAACAAGGGTATGATTTAAAAGTAACACAATACTCTGCTGATGGAGGTATTGATCTAGTAGGCAATGATAAAAATAAGAATCTAACAATTGTACAAGTAAAAAAATATACTAAAAATGTTGGTGTAGCAGTTATTAGAGAAATGATTGGTATTAGACAGAATCACCCAGATCATCCAAACACAATCATTGTATCTTTAATAGGATTCACTCGTGGAGCTAAAAAACTAGCTAATATGGAAGATATTGTATTAATAAATATAAAAGATGAAATTTATGAAAGTTGA
- a CDS encoding response regulator transcription factor, protein MSNQNYELSEFSIEKIKTLNVLYAEDDLNNQTIIAKALDLYCNDVLVASNGEEALYFYESNKEILDILVIDISMPKVNGLEVIKKIRTINKKIPIIITTAHTDNEYLLEALKYKLESYIVKPFSFEKLMSVFEEYIQREFNISSYIQITDSIKLNLTMNELEVRSVSIKLEPKEFKFLSLLTKNINKIVAYDVIEYYVYGEQTMSKSAIRTIVSNLNKKLGSKFILNYSNEGYMFFRNND, encoded by the coding sequence ATGAGTAATCAAAATTATGAACTTTCTGAGTTTTCAATTGAGAAAATAAAGACTTTAAATGTTTTATATGCAGAAGATGATTTAAATAATCAAACAATCATTGCAAAAGCACTTGATTTATATTGTAATGATGTACTTGTAGCTAGTAATGGAGAAGAGGCACTTTATTTTTATGAATCCAATAAAGAGATTTTAGATATATTAGTTATTGATATTTCTATGCCTAAAGTCAATGGACTAGAGGTTATAAAAAAGATTAGAACAATAAATAAAAAAATACCGATTATTATTACAACTGCGCATACTGATAATGAGTATTTACTTGAAGCCTTAAAATACAAACTTGAGTCTTATATTGTAAAACCCTTTTCATTTGAAAAATTGATGTCTGTTTTTGAAGAATATATTCAAAGAGAATTTAATATTTCAAGCTATATTCAAATAACTGATAGTATAAAATTAAATTTAACAATGAATGAACTTGAAGTTAGAAGTGTATCTATAAAGCTAGAACCTAAAGAATTTAAATTTCTTTCATTACTAACTAAAAATATAAATAAAATAGTTGCCTATGATGTAATAGAATATTATGTTTATGGTGAGCAAACTATGTCAAAATCAGCAATTAGAACAATTGTCTCTAACTTAAATAAAAAATTAGGTAGTAAGTTTATACTAAACTACTCAAATGAAGGTTATATGTTTTTTAGAAACAATGACTAA
- a CDS encoding site-specific integrase → MVIGNLALKLEFLEKLKDSEREGYFKQVVEDIPDYLDLSKYNDNVASKLYIDFSEIKSEAVWFVKFWIYHELYERMLSPTSISSGYTALKNFLNYIEEEFFITNPTEIKGIHYKAHLHRYVYLVKNHTLEMTTANNYVTVIDGFFKTLEKHEIMDASFVYVYDAISRVPRESPEFYFSGSELEEYYKRKNDIQMCYSYKDLIKILSNLHLMSNDLYRHAILVLAHTGLRASELQNLEIDCIEIEVVNNQNIYWLSNYKTSKSKQKHWIKGQPLQIGKHVYDAIIETIKITEEYRTKADKNIKRKLFIRPNYETKIIEPLNTASLRLNLQQKVASLFGIEKATLHMFRHTYAKILYDKGVPLEYIKKYLNHYEWNMTSDYIGHSSEEIVKKYINFVSIDSFEGHAKDNAIKYRDKLTVAIDNNEFQGLAIESQAELLDTISKDSNMSINIMDHGICFIPEGSQCPNNYTDVNSCIEEHCNKFVTTKDSIPSLEKLVNIKMKFVEELNEAGYEKAYNRNKKRLNKTILILNNLKGNHAKT, encoded by the coding sequence ATGGTAATAGGAAATTTAGCACTTAAATTAGAATTTCTTGAAAAGCTAAAGGATAGTGAAAGAGAAGGCTATTTTAAACAGGTAGTTGAAGATATTCCTGATTATCTTGACTTATCAAAGTACAATGATAATGTAGCTTCAAAACTTTATATCGATTTTTCTGAAATTAAAAGTGAAGCGGTTTGGTTTGTTAAATTTTGGATTTATCATGAGCTATATGAAAGAATGTTAAGTCCAACCTCAATCAGTTCTGGTTATACGGCACTAAAAAATTTCCTTAATTATATAGAAGAAGAGTTTTTTATTACTAACCCTACAGAAATAAAAGGAATACATTACAAAGCACATTTACATAGATATGTTTATCTTGTAAAAAATCATACGTTAGAAATGACAACAGCAAACAATTATGTTACAGTTATAGATGGCTTTTTTAAAACATTAGAAAAACATGAAATTATGGATGCAAGTTTTGTGTATGTATATGATGCAATAAGTAGAGTTCCTAGGGAAAGTCCAGAGTTTTATTTTAGTGGTTCAGAACTTGAAGAATATTATAAAAGAAAAAATGATATTCAAATGTGTTATAGCTATAAAGATTTGATAAAAATACTATCTAATTTACATTTGATGTCTAATGATCTTTATCGTCATGCAATATTAGTTTTAGCACATACAGGACTAAGAGCAAGTGAACTCCAAAACTTAGAAATAGATTGTATTGAAATAGAAGTGGTAAATAATCAAAATATATATTGGCTATCCAATTATAAAACATCAAAATCAAAGCAAAAACATTGGATAAAAGGACAACCATTACAGATAGGGAAACATGTCTATGATGCCATTATAGAAACAATTAAGATTACTGAAGAGTATAGAACAAAAGCAGATAAAAACATTAAAAGAAAATTATTTATAAGACCTAATTATGAAACGAAGATTATAGAACCTTTAAATACAGCATCTTTAAGATTAAATTTACAGCAAAAGGTAGCAAGTTTATTTGGAATTGAAAAAGCAACTCTACATATGTTCAGGCATACTTACGCAAAAATATTATACGACAAAGGTGTGCCTTTGGAGTATATAAAGAAGTACTTAAACCATTATGAATGGAATATGACTTCTGACTATATAGGTCATAGTAGTGAAGAGATTGTAAAAAAATATATAAACTTTGTCTCTATTGACTCATTTGAAGGTCATGCAAAAGATAATGCTATAAAGTATAGAGATAAACTTACTGTAGCTATTGATAACAATGAATTTCAAGGTTTAGCAATTGAATCTCAAGCTGAATTACTAGATACTATTTCTAAAGATTCCAATATGAGTATCAATATAATGGATCATGGGATTTGTTTTATCCCAGAGGGTTCTCAATGTCCAAACAATTATACTGATGTTAACTCATGTATAGAAGAGCATTGCAATAAGTTTGTAACTACAAAAGATAGTATTCCTTCTCTTGAAAAACTAGTCAATATAAAAATGAAATTTGTTGAAGAGTTAAATGAGGCAGGCTATGAAAAAGCTTATAATAGAAATAAAAAACGACTAAATAAAACTATACTTATACTGAATAATTTAAAGGGAAACCATGCAAAGACCTAA
- a CDS encoding putative quinol monooxygenase, whose translation MSNIVFTVKIKVKEEFTQIVYPFMQAMHKLTHDFDEGFIQYDLFKDKEDENKFYFIEEWDSEESLEKHKQKEHYKSFIEFLDDKVESIDKVLEKINTSSLEKVESLTI comes from the coding sequence ATGAGCAATATAGTATTTACAGTAAAAATAAAAGTTAAAGAAGAGTTTACACAAATAGTTTATCCATTTATGCAAGCGATGCATAAACTTACCCATGATTTTGATGAAGGTTTTATTCAATATGACCTTTTCAAAGATAAAGAAGATGAAAACAAATTTTATTTTATAGAAGAGTGGGACAGTGAAGAGTCTCTTGAAAAACATAAACAAAAAGAGCACTACAAAAGTTTTATAGAGTTTTTAGATGATAAGGTAGAATCTATTGATAAGGTTTTAGAAAAGATTAATACAAGTTCTTTGGAGAAAGTTGAAAGTTTGACTATATAA
- a CDS encoding tyrosine-type recombinase/integrase, translating to MNYTVYYYEDRDEWCLFDNQMKLVKEVYAFLLFKKEENIKSNTLRQYVYSLKSFFDFMEYKGIEPEDFTIASLADFRTWKLTPEELRSESIYYLNQKSSIEPETWDTILTAVTQYFQWLQIKGKSIALDISSFNEKRKKSKKKNSNINSNIDSLRIKKFRKNLRYIPKEKYLEIKKHLGKRDKLIADILYYTGMRIGELFSFHIESFPPISSSSKIVDINLNPSSSKKRNRQTKSGARTIFMPIKTYNSLRKYITYGRKSNAHKFLFSSQKNSGKSKKGDPLSPDTFRISFKNACKKVNVDFSPHDLRHTLATDLLRSTNDLKFVQYVLGHRDINTTAKYTHPNDKEVIDKLGVIYNDIYSDLMEGL from the coding sequence TTGAATTATACTGTATATTATTACGAAGATAGAGATGAATGGTGTCTCTTTGATAATCAAATGAAACTTGTAAAAGAAGTGTATGCATTTCTATTATTCAAAAAAGAAGAGAATATAAAGAGTAATACACTAAGACAATATGTATATTCACTAAAAAGTTTTTTTGATTTTATGGAATATAAAGGGATTGAACCTGAAGACTTTACAATAGCAAGTCTAGCAGATTTTAGAACTTGGAAATTAACTCCTGAAGAATTGAGAAGTGAAAGCATTTATTATTTAAATCAAAAGTCATCAATTGAACCCGAAACTTGGGATACTATTCTTACTGCAGTGACACAATATTTTCAATGGCTTCAAATAAAAGGAAAATCAATTGCACTAGATATAAGCTCTTTTAATGAAAAAAGAAAAAAATCAAAAAAGAAGAATAGTAATATCAACTCAAATATTGATTCTCTTAGAATTAAAAAATTTAGAAAAAATTTGAGATATATACCTAAAGAAAAATATCTTGAAATAAAAAAACATTTAGGTAAAAGAGATAAGCTTATTGCTGATATATTATACTATACAGGAATGAGAATAGGAGAACTCTTCTCATTTCATATAGAAAGTTTTCCACCAATAAGTTCATCTTCTAAGATTGTTGATATTAATCTTAATCCTAGTTCTTCAAAAAAAAGAAATCGTCAGACAAAAAGTGGTGCAAGAACAATATTTATGCCTATTAAAACATATAATAGTTTACGTAAATATATTACTTACGGAAGAAAATCAAATGCGCACAAGTTTCTTTTTTCTTCTCAAAAAAACTCTGGAAAAAGTAAAAAAGGAGACCCTTTAAGTCCAGATACTTTTAGAATTAGTTTTAAAAATGCTTGTAAAAAAGTAAATGTTGATTTCTCTCCTCATGATCTAAGACATACTCTTGCAACTGACTTATTAAGAAGTACAAATGATTTAAAATTTGTACAATATGTCCTTGGGCATAGAGACATCAATACAACTGCAAAATATACACATCCCAATGATAAAGAAGTTATTGATAAGTTGGGAGTTATTTACAATGATATTTATAGTGATTTAATGGAGGGGTTATGA
- a CDS encoding TRAP transporter large permease has protein sequence MYIIAILLVLIFLGSPIGFALMITASVAMYIEGIDLITVPIQMFSGTNSIVLLAIPMFILMGEIMSLSNISKAMIDLASSLVGWIRGGLAHVNVTTSMFMAEMSGSAVADAAVMSKVFVPQMKKKGYPAEFAASVTASSATLGIIIPPSIPMVLYGVSTNSSIKDLFIAGIFPGILLGIAFMVTNYIFAKKNNYPKDHKFSITEVIKALTIAFFPLMIPIIVVGSLIMGLITPTEAAALGVFLSAFFLFQDKKNLFNNLKIAFTNTVKQTSIVMMIVAGSSIIGQFLANEQLPQEIAMSLSALVDSPIILILVLNIFLLLLGMFLHASAAIIIVVPILLPIATMIGIDPIHFGVIVCLNLGIGQQTPPVASVLLTVCSTTSLKVNKVMSYSKWYILTMFIVLGIVTFVPWLSIWFK, from the coding sequence ATGTATATCATAGCCATTTTATTAGTACTTATTTTTCTAGGTAGTCCTATTGGTTTTGCTTTAATGATTACTGCATCAGTTGCAATGTATATTGAAGGGATTGATTTAATTACAGTTCCTATACAAATGTTTTCAGGAACAAATAGCATTGTTCTTTTAGCTATCCCTATGTTTATTTTAATGGGTGAGATAATGAGTTTATCAAATATTTCAAAAGCAATGATTGATTTAGCTTCATCACTTGTAGGATGGATTCGAGGTGGACTTGCTCATGTTAATGTAACTACTTCTATGTTTATGGCAGAAATGAGTGGTTCTGCTGTTGCTGATGCAGCAGTTATGAGTAAAGTTTTTGTACCTCAAATGAAAAAGAAAGGCTATCCAGCTGAGTTTGCAGCTAGTGTAACAGCATCAAGTGCAACACTTGGCATTATAATTCCCCCATCAATTCCAATGGTTTTATATGGAGTAAGTACAAATTCTTCTATAAAAGACTTGTTTATTGCAGGTATTTTTCCAGGAATTCTATTGGGTATTGCGTTTATGGTTACAAACTATATTTTTGCAAAGAAAAATAACTATCCAAAAGATCATAAGTTTAGTATTACTGAAGTTATAAAAGCACTTACCATTGCTTTTTTCCCTCTTATGATTCCTATAATTGTAGTAGGTTCATTAATTATGGGACTTATTACTCCAACTGAAGCTGCTGCACTAGGTGTATTTTTAAGTGCTTTCTTTTTATTTCAAGATAAGAAAAATCTTTTTAATAACCTAAAAATAGCTTTTACGAATACAGTTAAACAAACTTCAATTGTAATGATGATTGTAGCTGGCTCATCCATTATTGGACAGTTTTTGGCAAATGAACAATTGCCTCAAGAAATTGCAATGTCATTATCAGCTTTAGTAGATAGTCCAATTATCTTAATTTTAGTATTAAATATATTTTTATTATTACTAGGAATGTTTTTACATGCATCTGCAGCAATTATTATTGTTGTTCCAATTCTTTTACCCATTGCTACAATGATAGGAATCGATCCAATTCATTTTGGTGTTATTGTATGTTTAAATTTAGGTATTGGTCAACAAACACCACCTGTTGCATCTGTATTATTAACTGTTTGTTCAACTACAAGTCTAAAGGTTAATAAAGTGATGTCATATTCTAAATGGTATATTTTAACAATGTTTATTGTTTTAGGGATTGTTACTTTTGTACCTTGGTTATCAATATGGTTTAAGTAA
- a CDS encoding cache domain-containing protein, translating to MKLKEKNKTKEKVLKLILQLELYQNFLLKDKKNNEEVNRVLLKFIKTLSFNVNDYIFVFDSNGKQLIHFEDRYEGVNRINLQDSNGTFIIRDLIKIGKSLDGGFLEYTASTGDKDLSKDKISYVNYFAANDWIIGSGVYLDYLTQSVQIEQNKLKKELNNQLFIYMKYSILFILFFLIIGYYLYKHIEGLLDYYKEVIESKNQKLRDLNKLIKTKVIEVKEDNKKKDQLLFQREKLAFMGELLNNIAHQWRQPLNEIISYASISNFSLKNKKISKQELHKNLDGIVSTTTYLSQTIEDFRSFFSNSSNKEFKSTEKIIEQALNLFQPISKKENIKVLIENKIKDKFILNSFLQVLLNLLNNSKDAFTANHIKNRLVKIKLNFVDNKILISYMDNAGGIPEKLHDRIFEPYFTTKGDSQGIGLHMTYQILTLHMKATIEISNKRIEVDGMQQVGACFDIKVKEYYE from the coding sequence ATGAAGTTAAAAGAAAAAAACAAAACAAAAGAAAAAGTATTAAAATTAATATTACAGTTAGAGTTATATCAAAATTTTTTATTAAAAGATAAGAAGAATAACGAAGAGGTAAATAGGGTCTTATTAAAATTTATTAAAACTTTATCTTTTAATGTGAATGATTATATTTTTGTATTTGATTCAAATGGTAAACAATTAATTCATTTTGAAGATAGATATGAAGGTGTAAATAGAATAAACTTACAAGACTCCAATGGAACTTTTATAATTAGAGATCTAATAAAAATTGGAAAATCCTTGGATGGAGGCTTTCTAGAATACACTGCTTCTACAGGAGATAAAGACTTATCTAAAGATAAAATATCTTATGTAAATTATTTTGCAGCTAATGATTGGATAATTGGTTCTGGTGTTTACTTAGATTATTTGACTCAGTCTGTACAAATAGAACAAAATAAGTTAAAAAAAGAGTTAAACAATCAATTATTCATTTATATGAAATATTCAATCCTATTTATACTTTTCTTTTTAATTATAGGTTATTATTTATATAAACATATAGAAGGATTATTGGATTATTACAAAGAAGTAATTGAATCAAAGAATCAGAAATTAAGAGACCTAAACAAACTGATTAAAACAAAAGTTATTGAAGTTAAAGAAGATAATAAAAAGAAAGATCAGCTGCTATTTCAAAGAGAGAAATTAGCCTTTATGGGAGAATTATTAAATAATATTGCTCATCAGTGGAGGCAACCCTTAAATGAAATAATTTCATATGCAAGTATTTCAAACTTTAGTTTGAAAAATAAAAAGATATCTAAACAAGAATTACATAAAAACTTAGATGGTATTGTTTCTACAACAACTTATCTTTCTCAAACAATTGAAGACTTTAGAAGCTTTTTCTCTAATAGTAGTAACAAAGAGTTTAAAAGTACAGAAAAGATAATTGAACAAGCTTTAAATTTATTTCAACCAATTAGTAAAAAAGAAAATATTAAGGTCTTAATTGAAAATAAAATTAAAGATAAATTTATTTTAAATTCTTTTTTACAAGTTTTATTAAATTTATTAAATAATTCTAAAGATGCATTTACTGCCAATCATATAAAAAATAGACTTGTAAAAATTAAGTTGAATTTTGTTGATAATAAGATTTTAATTTCATACATGGATAATGCAGGTGGAATTCCTGAAAAACTCCATGATAGAATATTTGAACCATACTTTACAACAAAAGGTGATTCTCAAGGTATTGGGCTGCATATGACATATCAAATTTTAACATTGCATATGAAAGCCACAATTGAAATATCTAATAAAAGAATTGAAGTAGATGGAATGCAACAAGTTGGAGCTTGTTTTGATATAAAGGTTAAAGAATATTATGAGTAA
- a CDS encoding site-specific integrase — translation MIPLYKLNYKNFCKETIKIFGIVEHLFEEMTIGEFTSYLISTKCFNRQMMANSEKNFYLYILKNLSNKPSLELHNEDLIKVFEDYKALKKDYDENKMNRYKTTFRKNIIGKAINYKVITKHYSRQWTNLVVELIDRGYYKSYEKDIIAHSFFECVDKVTITISRAIAFKKLFKDIYLKKWNELTENNLNNIKNVCKSVRSASSIFQDVLDVAISNNIEINDDLFYLTRQKSKLELQNLNSDLWYIVEKKTKSALVFEDYLFDNDLKDLIKKWMQWRIESRYKDHKSVYTGIKKILISFLEEEKIPLKKLNRLTIQKWLSWIKRKSENGVKGYSENSCLTRMKYAKQFIKYVLDYHEGILGRSANKILDIKLFKQSNSKGKSYSDYEIKIMLESIKKDKGSVVSDILILAMLMARRTEEILSIKTNCIVEIGEYKYVKYTNFKTNKEDKFPLYSLRKNASLFEKSSEEIILDILSKWIKKNQKISRLSHPDECDFVFLLECERRNVNGFIVTALRQSNFNRLLNIFKEKYGIKFRIVVHEFRHTLASKGLRKGMNEAEIARLLGNEKSTVTRYYEADLTKEETLALDGLPMLNVIEDAKKLAEMNSIPEVLTCDTEYTVVVPGGLCKKGEEAKKNCRFYNRLFGSGGCLGCAQLAVVTKHEDYYSNLKEKVSEEYKTYIGTPFEKSSRSKLELIENTLYRIRNVGNKVDEW, via the coding sequence ATGATTCCTCTATATAAACTCAACTATAAAAACTTTTGCAAAGAAACTATCAAAATATTTGGTATTGTTGAGCACTTGTTTGAGGAAATGACTATCGGAGAATTTACTTCCTATTTAATATCTACAAAATGTTTTAATAGACAAATGATGGCAAATTCAGAAAAAAATTTTTATCTGTATATATTAAAAAATCTATCTAATAAACCGTCACTAGAGTTACATAATGAAGACCTTATCAAAGTGTTTGAAGATTATAAAGCATTAAAAAAAGATTACGATGAAAATAAGATGAATAGATATAAAACAACTTTTCGTAAAAATATAATTGGAAAAGCTATTAACTATAAAGTAATTACAAAACACTATTCAAGACAATGGACTAATTTAGTAGTAGAATTAATTGATAGAGGTTATTATAAGTCTTATGAAAAAGATATTATTGCACACAGTTTTTTTGAGTGTGTAGATAAAGTAACTATAACAATATCACGTGCAATTGCATTTAAAAAACTATTTAAAGATATCTATTTAAAAAAATGGAATGAACTTACTGAAAATAATTTGAATAATATTAAAAATGTTTGTAAAAGTGTTAGGTCTGCATCAAGTATATTCCAAGATGTTCTTGATGTCGCTATCTCAAATAATATTGAAATAAATGATGATTTATTCTACTTAACAAGACAAAAAAGTAAATTAGAATTACAAAACTTAAATAGTGACCTATGGTATATTGTAGAAAAAAAGACAAAAAGTGCTTTGGTATTTGAGGACTACTTATTTGATAATGATTTAAAGGACCTAATCAAAAAATGGATGCAATGGAGAATTGAGAGCAGATATAAAGATCATAAATCTGTTTATACTGGAATAAAAAAGATTCTTATTTCTTTTTTAGAAGAAGAAAAAATACCTTTAAAAAAATTAAACAGACTAACTATTCAAAAATGGTTATCATGGATTAAAAGAAAATCTGAAAATGGTGTTAAAGGTTATTCTGAGAATTCTTGCTTAACAAGAATGAAATATGCAAAACAGTTTATAAAATATGTACTTGACTATCATGAAGGAATACTTGGGCGATCAGCCAATAAAATACTTGATATAAAACTTTTTAAACAAAGTAATTCTAAAGGAAAATCATATTCTGATTATGAGATTAAAATTATGTTGGAATCAATTAAGAAAGATAAGGGAAGTGTTGTTTCTGATATTCTGATTCTTGCTATGCTTATGGCTAGAAGAACAGAAGAGATATTGAGTATAAAAACAAATTGTATAGTAGAGATAGGTGAATACAAATATGTTAAATACACAAATTTCAAAACAAATAAGGAAGATAAGTTCCCACTCTATAGTTTACGAAAAAATGCCAGCTTATTTGAAAAAAGCTCTGAAGAAATTATTCTTGACATTTTAAGTAAATGGATAAAGAAAAATCAAAAAATTTCACGATTATCTCATCCTGATGAATGTGACTTTGTGTTTCTCTTGGAATGTGAAAGACGGAACGTAAATGGTTTTATAGTGACTGCTTTAAGACAATCCAATTTCAATAGACTACTGAATATCTTCAAAGAGAAATATGGTATCAAGTTCAGAATAGTAGTACATGAATTTAGACATACCCTAGCTTCAAAAGGTTTACGAAAGGGAATGAATGAGGCGGAAATTGCACGTTTACTTGGAAATGAAAAAAGTACAGTTACAAGATATTATGAAGCTGATTTAACTAAAGAAGAGACTTTAGCTTTAGATGGACTACCTATGTTAAATGTAATTGAAGATGCAAAAAAATTAGCTGAAATGAACAGTATCCCTGAAGTATTAACATGCGATACTGAGTATACAGTAGTAGTTCCAGGTGGTTTATGTAAAAAAGGTGAAGAAGCAAAGAAGAATTGTAGATTTTATAATCGATTATTCGGTTCAGGTGGTTGTTTGGGTTGTGCACAGCTTGCAGTTGTTACAAAGCATGAAGATTATTATTCAAATCTAAAAGAAAAAGTTTCTGAAGAATATAAAACCTATATTGGCACACCGTTTGAGAAATCATCAAGGTCCAAGTTGGAACTTATAGAAAACACACTATATCGTATTCGTAATGTAGGGAACAAGGTTGATGAATGGTAA